The DNA window CTTCAACAATCAAACGGCCCGCTCTGCGGGCCGTTTTGATATCAGGCTGTGGTGGCCATCGATTTGCCCTGACTCAGGGACCCGCAACGAGGCGAAGCCGACGCCGCGGGACAAAAAACCAAATCCTCCCCGCAACTAAACCTCAACAATCAAACGGCCCGCTCTGCGGGCCGTTTGCGTTTGGGGACTGGCGCCTGCAAGCGGAACTCCCCGGCCCACAAAGAGGCCTCAGCCGACAAGGCACGACAAAACAAGGCCTCTCAACAAAACCCAATTCAAAACAGCCCGCGGCCCGCGGGCCGTTTGCGTTTAGAGCCACTGTCGCCGGCCCACAGATTGAAGCCCCAAGCGCCGCCATGGCCGCATAAGCCGAATCAGAGGCACAAAGGACAAAAGCCATCCGATCTCGCGTCTGGCTTCGGTGATGCCGGTGGTGGTTTGCAACCAAATACGAAATGAATTTAGCCGGGTGGTTTTCTGTCAGCGGGCTTTTGTGGTCGCCCTGGGCCATGACAACGAGTGACGACCGCGAGTATCGGCTTGCGCATGGATCCTCGATCGCGCCGGCGGCCGGGCGTGTCACGCCGCAAGTGCCGCGAGTGCCGTTGTCGAGCGGCCATAGACGCTCAAGTGGCGCTTCGTTCATGCCGAATCAGGTGACAGGCGATTCTCCGGGGTGAATGGCGACGAAGTGTGGCATGGTCGAATCAGCCAAACTTGCCAATAGTTGACATCTATTGCTAGATTCGGGGATCGCCCCATTTTCCCTGCAGGAGGTTGCCAATGCCGAATTACGCTTTGAATGACCACTATGAGAGTTTCATCAGGAAGCAGCTCGAATCAGGTCGCTACAACAATGCCAGCGAGGTTGTCCGTGCGGGCCTGCGCATGCTCGAGGATTTCGAGGCGGAGCGGGAGAAATGGCTGCGCGAGGAGATACCGGGACGCTTGGCTGAACTTCGGCAGGATCCAACGAAGGGCATCCCCGCCGACACGGTCTTCTCCCGGCTGGAGGCGCGTCATCGCGCCAAGCAGGTGAAAGCCAAGTAGGGGATGGAGTACCAGATTGTCTTCCACCCCAAGGCGGAGACCGAGCTGGAGCAACTCTACGATGATATAGCCGGACGTGCGTCGCCGGCGATCGCCTGGAATTTCATTGCGGGTATCCGCGACCATTGTGTCGGTCTGTCGACTTTTCCACAGCGGGACACCGAGCGGGTCGAGATCATGCCCGGGCTGCGGATTGTCGGTTACCGACGTGCGGTCAGCATTGCCTTTGCCGTCGAGGGTGAGCGGGTGCTGATCCTGGGCATCTTTTACGCAGGCCGGAACATCACACCGGAATTGCTCGAAGATCGGTTCTAAATGCCACTTTCGGTGGGGAACTGCTGTGCGGCCATCTGAGCGCGACAGATGTTTTTCAGGTCGATGGTGCACGCTCAGCGTCAAGGCTGTGGCGCGCATCATAGGGATGATCGGCAGCAGAATGCCGCTCACAATTCAGCCAAGCCAGCTCACCAATTTCGGCGCCGTGGATATCTTCGCGAGAAATCGAAAAAACATCACTGATCGGTGTTGACAGTTCTCGTTGGTGGCGACTATATACGCCTCACCAACGAGGGCGGCTCGCCGCTGGCGACGAAGAAGTTTGCTTCTAAGCCTGCCCTCTGCGAAATTCAAGAGAGCCGCGTAAGCGACACTCGGACGGCCCCGGAGCCAAAAGCGAAGCGGGTCACGACATTGCGTGAAGCGGTGTCTGTTCTTTGAAAATTGAATAATGAAGAAAGAGAAACGTGGGCGGCAGAGTCCTGCTGAACCTCTTATCCCGCCAGGGATAATTGGTTCGAACGAGACTTTGGCGGACACGTTTTGAGAGAATAAAGTCTACCAAGACACGTGAGTGTCTAGGTGTGAATGTTCTCGTCAATTCAAAGCGTGACCAGATAAAAGCCAATCAAAGTTTCAAAACTTGAGAGTTTGATCCTGGCTCAGAACGAACGCTGGCGGCAGGCTTAACACATGCAAGTCGAGCGCCTCGCAAGAGGAGCGGCAGACGGGTGAGTAACGCGTGGGAATCTACCCATCTCTACGGAACAACTCCGGGAAACTGGAGCTAATACCGTATACGTCCTTCGGGAGAAAGATTTATCGGAGATGGATGAGCCCGCGTTGGATTAGCTAGTTGGTGGGGTAATGGCCTACCAAGGCGACGATCCATAGCTGGTCTGAGAGGATGATCAGCCACATTGGGACTGAGACACGGCCCAAACTCCTACGGGAGGCAGCAGTGGGGAATATTGGACAATGGGCGAAAGCCTGATCCAGCCATGCCGCGTGAGTGATGAAGGCCCTAGGGTTGTAAAGCTCTTTCAACGGTGAAGATAATGACGGTAACCGTAGAAGAAGCCCCGGCTAACTTCGTGCCAGCAGCCGCGGTAATACGAAGGGGGCTAGCGTTGTTCGGAATTACTGGGCGTAAAGCGCACGTAGGCGGATTGTTAAGTTAGGGGTGAAATCCCAGGGCTCAACCCTGGAACTGCCTTTAATACTGGCAATCTCGAGTCCGAGAGAGGTGAGTGGAATTCCGAGTGTAGAGGTGAAATTCGTAGATATTCGGAGGAACACCAGTGGCGAAGGCGGCTCACTGGCTCGGTACTGACGCTGAGGTGCGAAAGCGTGGGGAGCAAACAGGATTAGATACCCTGGTAGTCCACGCCGTAAACTATGAGAGCTAGCCGTCGGCAAGTTTACTTGTCGGTGGCGCAGCTAACGCATTAAGCTCTCCGCCTGGGGAGTACGGTCGCAAGATTAAAACTCAAAGGAATTGACGGGGGCCCGCACAAGCGGTGGAGCATGTGGTTTAATTCGAAGCAACGCGCAGAACCTTACCAGCCCTTGACATCCCGGTCGCGGTTTCCAGAGATGGATACCTTCAGTTCGGCTGGACCGGTGACAGGTGCTGCATGGCTGTCGTCAGCTCGTGTCGTGAGATGTTGGGTTAAGTCCCGCAACGAGCGCAACCCTCGCCCTTAGTTGCCAGCATTAAGTTGGGCACTCTAAGGGGACTGCCGGTGATAAGCCGAGAGGAAGGTGGGGATGACGTCAAGTCCTCATGGCCCTTACGGGCTGGGCTACACACGTGCTACAATGGTGGTGACAGTGGGCAGCGAGACCGCGAGGTCGAGCTAATCTCCAAAAGCCATCTCAGTTCGGATTGCACTCTGCAACTCGAGTGCATGAAGTTGGAATCGCTAGTAATCGCGGATCAGCATGCCGCGGTGAATACGTTCCCGGGCCTTGTACACACCGCCCGTCACACCATGGGAGTTGGTTTTACCCGAAGGCGCTGTGCTAACCGCAAGGAGGCAGGCGACCACGGTAGGGTCAGCGACTGGGGTGAAGTCGTAACAAGGTAGCCGTAGGGGAACCTGCGGCTGGATCACCTCCTTTCTAAGGAAGAACCTTAATGGAAACGCTCACTTGTTGAGCCTCTGCCTTTCGGTTCTCTTGGAACAAGACGGAAGAGAGTCACTCTTACCGTCGCGCATACCTTAAGCGGGTCTGCCGCCTTCGTTTCTCTTTCTTCAGCGAATGACTTTGACTTGCGCTCGCGCGCCGCATCGGCCTTTGGCCTGGCGCTCCGCGAGGGCGCGGCACAAGCCGCGACGGCCGGTTGGCCTTGCGAGACTTGCGTCTCGTTGGCGAAAGCCGGCTTACGGCGCAGTCTTAGGGCTTGTAGCTCAGTTGGTTAGAGCGCGCGCTTGATAAGCGTGAGGTCGGAGGTTCAAGTCCTCCCAGGCCCACCATCTCCTCTACAAAGGTATCAGGGGCCGTAGCTCAGCTGGGAGAGCGCCTGCTTTGCAAGCAGGATGTCGTCGGTTCGATCCCGTCCGGCTCCACCACTTGCGCAATCCCGAAGGGATTGTCGCGGTTCGCGACGATCCTGCGGATCGCGCGGAGGTGTTGAGTAGAGATGAGGCGTCAGAAAAAAGTCATTCGTAAAAAAGGTTTGTGGTGAGCATCTAGCTTGCCGCTTGTTCTGTTTGACATTGTAAAGAGAAGATTTGTTCGAACTTCATGGGCCGAAAGGTTTGTGATTTGTCGCGGGAGACGCTCAATCTCCCGCATATGATGGGCTTGCCTAACCGCACCCTCGAACCGATCTCGAGAAGCTGGTCTTTTTGTGCCAATGACATCGGGCTAAATCCCGCACAGGATTTGGCCCAGGCGACAATTCCTTCGGAATTGCGCGGACGCTGATCCTGTAAGGGGGAGGCTGAAGCGACAATCCTTCGGATTGCGCAGGTGGGCATTGGCAATGAGAACGATCAAGTGTCTTAAGGGCAATTGGTGGATGCCTTGGCATGCACAGGCGATGAAGGACGTGATACGCTGCGATAAGCTACGGGGAGGTGCGAATACCCTTTGATCCGTAGATTTCCGAATGGGGAAACCCACCTAAGGTACTTGGAAAATCAGAGCAGCCGGAAGGTCGCAAGGCCGACTTGCTGCTGTGGTTTCCAAGTATCGATAATAGGTAACTTACCCTGAATACATAGGGGTAAAGTGGCGAACGCGGGGAACTGAAACATCTAAGTACCCGTAGGAAAGGACATCAACCGAGACTCCGGAAGTAGTGGCGAGCGAACCCGGACCAGGCCAGTGGCGATTGAGAGACAAGCGGAACCTTCTGGAAAGTAGGGCCATAGTGGGTGACAGCCCCGTACGCGTAATGCAATCAATCGTCCTCGAGTAAGGCGGGACACGTGAAATCCTGTCTGAAATTGGGGGACCACCCTCCAAGCCTAAGTACTCGTGCATGACCGATAGCGAACTAGTACCGTGAGGGAAAGGTGAAAAGCACCCCGACAAGGGGAGTGAAAGAGTACCTGAAACCGGTTGCCTACAAACAGTGGAAGCCCAAGGTTCGTCCTGGGTGACCACGTACCTTTTGTATAATGGGTCAGCGACTTAGTGTGACGAGCAAGCTTAAACCGCTAGGTGTAGGCGCAGCGAAAGCGAGTCTGAATAGGGCGTTCAGTTCGTCGCATTAGACCCGAAACCGAGTGATCTAGCCATGAGCAGGTTGAAGGTAAGGTAACACTTACTGGAGGACCGAACCCATAACTGTTGCAATAGTTCGGGATGACTTGTGGCTAGGGGTGAAAGGCCAATCAAACTCGGAAATAGCTGGTTCTCCGCGAAATCTATTTAGGTAGAGCGTCGACCGAATACCCCAGGGGGTAGAGCACTGGATGGGCTAGGGGTCCTCACCGGATTACCAAACCTAACCAAACTCCGAATACCTGGGAGTACTAGTCGGCAGACACACGGCGGGTGCTAACGTCCGTCGTGAAAAGGGAAACAACCCTGACCTACAGCTAAGGTCCCCAAGTTATGGCTAAGTGGGAAAGGATGTGAGGATCCCAAAACAACCAGGATGTTGGCTTAGAAGCAGCCATCATTTAAAGAAAGCGTAACAGCTCACTGGTCTAAATAAGGGTCTTTGCGCCGAAAATGTAACGGGGCTAAAGCCATACACCGAAGCTTAGGGTTTGGTCCGCAAGGGCCAAGCGGTAGCGGAGCGTTCTGTAAGCTGATGAAGCCATACCCGTGAGGGGTGGTGGAGGTATCAGAAGTGCGAATGCTGACATGAGTAACGTAAGGGGAGTGAGAGACTCCCCCGCCGAAAGACCAAGGGTTCCTGCTTAAAGCTAATCTGAGCAGGGTTAGCCGGCCCCTAAGACGAGGCGGAAACGCGTAGTCGATGGGAACCACGTTAATATTCGTGGGCTTGGAGGTAGTGACGGATCATTGAGGTAGTCCAATCTTATCGGATTGAACGGGCTGCTGCGTGGTTCCAGGAAATAGCTCCTCCTTATAAACCGTACCCGAAACCGACACTGGTGGTCTGGTAGAGTATACCAAGGCGCTTGAGAGAACTATGCTGAAGGAACTCGGCAAATTGCACGCGTAACTTCGGAAGAAGCGTGACCCTTTTCTACGCAAGTAGAGGAGGGTGGCACAGACCAGGGGGTAGCGACTGTTTATCAAAAACACAGGGCTCTGCGAAGTCGCAAGACGACGTATAGGGTCTGACGCCTGCCCGGTGCTGGAAGGTTAAGAGGAGGGGTGCAAGCTCTGAATCGAAGCCCCAGTAAACGGCGGCCGTAACTATAACGGTCCTAAGGTAGCGAAATTCCTTGTCGGGTAAGTTCCGACCTGCACGAATGGCGTAACGACTTCCCCGCTGTCTCCAGCATAGACTCAGTGAAATTGAATTCCCCGTGAAGATGCGGGGTTCCTGCGGTTAGACGGAAAGACCCCGTGCACCTTTACTATAGCTTTACATTGGCATTCGTAGTGGCATGTGTAGGATAGGTGGTAGGCTTTGAAACCTGGGCGCCAGCTCAGGTGGAGCCACCCTTGAAATACCACCCTTATTACTATGGATGTCTAACCGCGGCCCGTTATCCGGGTCCGGGACAATGTATGGTGGGTAGTTTGACTGGGGCGGTCGCCTCCTAAAGAGTAACGGAGGCGCGCGATGGTGGGCTCAGAACGGTCGGAAATCGTTCGCTGAGTGCAATGGCATAAGCCTGCCTGACTGCGAGACTGACAAGTCGAGCAGAGACGAAAGTCGGTCATAGTGATCCGGTGGTCCCGCGTGGAAGGGCCATCGCTCAACGGATAAAAGGTACGCCGGGGATAACAGGCTGATGACCCCCAAGAGTCCATATCGACGGGGTTGTTTGGCACCTCGATGTCGACTCATCGCATCCTGGGGCTGGAGCAGGTCCCAAGGGTATGGCTGTTCGCCATTTAAAGCGGTACGTGAGTTGGGTTCAGAACGTCGTGAGACAGTTCGGTCCCTATCTGCCGTGGGTGTAGGAATATTGAAAGGATCTGTCCCTAGTACGAGAGGACCGGGATGGACGGATCTCTGGTGGACCTGTTGTGGCGCCAGCCGCATAGCAGGGTAGCTATATCCGGACGGGATAACCGCTGAAGGCATCTAAGCGGGAAACCCACCTTAAAACGAGTATTCCCTGAGAACCGTGGAAGACGACCACGTTGATAGGCCGGGTGTGGAAGAGCGGCAACGCTTGAAGCTTACCGGTACTAATAGTTCGATCGGCTTGATCGTTCTCATTCCTTATGCTCATCGTGAAACACGATGGTCTTACCAGCGCTCACGCATGAGCGGCCCCTCTGGGGCCTATGCTCCGCGAGGGCGCCGGAAAACCGGCGACGCGCAGTCGCGCTTGCGGGCTTATGCCCGAAGCGCCCTGTAGATAACGTCGCCTTGGCACGGAAAGACGGGCAAATGGCACAAGCTTATAGCGAGCAGGTATCTCCTACTCACTATTCCCTACTGCCTAATCCCTAACCCAGCTTCTCGAACAACGTGCGTTTTGCCGACCTGGTGGTTATGGCGGAGCGGCTGCACCCGATCCCATTCCGAACTCGGCCGTGAAACGCTCCAGCGCTGATGGTACTTCGTCTCAAGACGCGGGAGAGTAGGTCGCTGCCAGGTCTGCTAAACGCACGTTGAAATCTTCTCTCTACGAAAAGGCCCGCCAATCGGGAAACCTCGGGCCGCGAAAGCGGCCCTTTCATTTGGTGAGCCATCTACCTATTTGTAAGCCATCCTATTCGTAGGCCTCGGCTTACGTCCAATAAAGCAAGCAAGTGCTTGCCTAGGAACGCAAGCAAACGCTTGCCTAGAGGTGACGCGGGGTGGAGCAGCCCGGTAGCTCGTCAGGCTCATAACCTGAAGGTCACAGGTTCAAATCCTGTCCCCGCAACCAAATATCAAAACGGCCCGCTAATCGCGGGCCGTTTTGCTTTTGGGGGACTGCTTCTCCGAACACCCCGCAGGGCGCCATTGTTGATCAATCTCGGAGGCTTTAGGAGCCTTTGTCCTGAAAGCGGTTCCAGGCGTGCATGCGGTTGGCCACCTGCACCGCGATCGGATGGAAAGGAACCGGCTTCATGTTGGTGACCGGGAGCGACATCTGCTCATCCGTGCGCCGCCCTGCCGCCCAGCGGCCGATTTCCTGGCCGAGCGACATCGAGAGTGCCACGCCACGACCCGAATAGACTCCGCCAAACACAAGACCGGGTGCCAGACGATAGAGGCGCGGCCTGCGGTCGGGCACCACCGCGAACGTCCCGTGCCAATATTCCACCATCTCCGGTTCGCCGCCAAAGGCCGGGAAGGCTTTGCCCAGCATGCGCGAGACCTTGGTGCGGCCGCGATCGGCCTCGCCGAACCAGAATGTATGCGTGCCGCCGCTGACCAGCCGGTTGTCCCGGTCATAGTGGAAATAACGGATGTCGTTGCGCATGTCGGATACGGCCGGATTGCCGACGAGGATTTTCGCGCGCACCTCCTCCGGCAGGGGGTTGGTCGCAGCCTGGAACACCTTGAGCGGCACCAGCGTCTTCTTGAGCCCTGGCCAGATGTCGCCGGTCAACGCATTGGTCGCCAGCACCACCTCCGGTGCGGTGACGCTTCCTGATGCGGTGAAAACGCGCCACCCACCTTCCACCTTCTCGATGCGCGTTGCCCGGGAGTTCTCGCAGATGGTCACGCCTTCGCGCTCCAGCGCCGCCGCAAGGCCGATGGTCATGGCAAACGGGTTGATATGGCCCGAATTGTGCACCATCCAGCCGCCGAGATAGGGACTGCCGATGCGCGCGGTGGCTTCGTCGCGGTCAAGGCTCGAGACATTGGCGCCGAAGGCTTTCCACTCCTCGTAGAACTGGCGGGTGCGGGCAAGCGTCGCCTCGGTGTGTGCAGGCTGGATCCAGCCTTCCTGCACCTGGTGCGCATCGATGTTGAAGCGCTGCATCAGGCCGAAGGCCACACCGGCCGCATCGGCGACCATGCGGTTGTAGCGGGTGCCGACGGTCTTTCCATATGCCACTTCGAATTCCGAAGGCGATGCCTTGGAATGGTGGGAGATGACGAGACCGTTGTTGCGGCCGGAAGCCGCCGAGCCGACCTCGTTGCCTTCGAGGATGATGACGTCGACGCCGCTGTCGCGCGCGCCGAGTGCCGCGGCCATGCCGGTGAAGCCGCCACCGACGACCAGCACATCGGTCTTCAAATCGCCCTGGAGCGCCGGCGCCGTCTGGCGCAGATCCGCGGTCTTGCGCCACAGATGCGGCGTCTTCCAGTCGACTTCAAACATGAAGCACTTCCACGGTGGCGCCGCCGAGATAGTGCTCGCTCAAAGCTGAATGCTCGGCCATTTCCTGTGCGGGGGCGTGAAGCTTCACCTTGCCGGTGTTCAGCAGATAGGCGTAGTCGCCGCATTCGAGCGCGAGCTGAACGTTCTGCTCGACAAGGAGGATGGAAATGCCGTTGCGCGACAGGTCAAGGATGATGCGGAAGATCTGATGAACAATCTTCGGGGCGAGGCCGAGAGACGGTTCATCGAGCATCAGGAGTTTCGGCTCGGCCATCAGCGCCCGACCGATCGCAAGCATCTGTTGCTGGCCGCCGGACATGCGGCTCGCCATGCCGTTGCGCCGCTCCTTCAGCACCGGAAAGAGATCGAAGGCCTCGGCGCGCAGCGCCTCAAAACTCTTGCCGCCGCGCCCGACATGGGCGGCGACCAGGTTTTCTTCCACGGTCAGCCGTTGGAAGATCTGGCGGCCTTCCGGGCAATGGGTGATGCCCAGGCGCACGACCTGCTCCGGCCGCAGGCCGGTAATGTCGCGCCCTTCGAAGGTGATGCTGCCGGCGGTCGCACGCGCAACGCCGGAGATGGAGTTGAGCAGTGTCGTCTTGCCGGCACCGTTCGGGCCGAGAACGACGACGATCTCGTGCGGATCGACGTCGACGTATATGTCTTCAAGAACGCCGACGCGTCCGTATCCCGAGCTGAGCCCGGCGATCCTGAGCAGCGGCTCGGATGTCGTCGATGTCATTGGCGGTTCCCAGATAGGCGAGTTGGACGTCGGTGCTGGCCTGCACCTCGGCGGG is part of the Mesorhizobium loti genome and encodes:
- a CDS encoding ABC transporter ATP-binding protein gives rise to the protein MTSTTSEPLLRIAGLSSGYGRVGVLEDIYVDVDPHEIVVVLGPNGAGKTTLLNSISGVARATAGSITFEGRDITGLRPEQVVRLGITHCPEGRQIFQRLTVEENLVAAHVGRGGKSFEALRAEAFDLFPVLKERRNGMASRMSGGQQQMLAIGRALMAEPKLLMLDEPSLGLAPKIVHQIFRIILDLSRNGISILLVEQNVQLALECGDYAYLLNTGKVKLHAPAQEMAEHSALSEHYLGGATVEVLHV
- a CDS encoding type II toxin-antitoxin system RelE/ParE family toxin, producing MEYQIVFHPKAETELEQLYDDIAGRASPAIAWNFIAGIRDHCVGLSTFPQRDTERVEIMPGLRIVGYRRAVSIAFAVEGERVLILGIFYAGRNITPELLEDRF
- a CDS encoding FAD-binding oxidoreductase: MFEVDWKTPHLWRKTADLRQTAPALQGDLKTDVLVVGGGFTGMAAALGARDSGVDVIILEGNEVGSAASGRNNGLVISHHSKASPSEFEVAYGKTVGTRYNRMVADAAGVAFGLMQRFNIDAHQVQEGWIQPAHTEATLARTRQFYEEWKAFGANVSSLDRDEATARIGSPYLGGWMVHNSGHINPFAMTIGLAAALEREGVTICENSRATRIEKVEGGWRVFTASGSVTAPEVVLATNALTGDIWPGLKKTLVPLKVFQAATNPLPEEVRAKILVGNPAVSDMRNDIRYFHYDRDNRLVSGGTHTFWFGEADRGRTKVSRMLGKAFPAFGGEPEMVEYWHGTFAVVPDRRPRLYRLAPGLVFGGVYSGRGVALSMSLGQEIGRWAAGRRTDEQMSLPVTNMKPVPFHPIAVQVANRMHAWNRFQDKGS
- a CDS encoding type II toxin-antitoxin system ParD family antitoxin is translated as MPNYALNDHYESFIRKQLESGRYNNASEVVRAGLRMLEDFEAEREKWLREEIPGRLAELRQDPTKGIPADTVFSRLEARHRAKQVKAK